The Dysidea avara unplaced genomic scaffold, odDysAvar1.4 SCAFFOLD_400, whole genome shotgun sequence region AATCAGTTACCACATCATCAGACATGTCCATATAACTAAGGAATAAAACAGTAATTGATGATACAACTTGAAGAGCTCTTAATATTTTGACAGTTTTGTTCTTAAGTTTACAGCCACTAAGAGTCAATGTGCTTAATTTGTTGTTGCTCATCACCACTGATGCTAGATCTTCTGCAGCAGCTTCAGTAACCCTGTTACTACTGATGTTTAAAACTTTCAGTGTAGATAAACATTTTAAAGATCGGCAAGTTGATACTGCTCCACTTGTTTCTATTTGATTAGCTCTTAAACAAAGAGAATTTAAAGAAAAATTATTCATAACAGCAGCCGCTAAATCACTACCAACTTCATTCATAAAACAATTGTTTAAACATAACAAGGAAAGGGTGTTCATGTTACTCAAGGCCTGTAAGATGAACTTTCCGGACAGTTTTAAACAGTTAAAAGACAGATCTATTTCAACTAAATGCATGTTGGCAAT contains the following coding sequences:
- the LOC136246170 gene encoding dynein regulatory complex subunit 5-like yields the protein MVIVELATFIANMHLVEIDLSFNCLKLSGKFILQALSNMNTLSLLCLNNCFMNEVGSDLAAAVMNNFSLNSLCLRANQIETSGAVSTCRSLKCLSTLKVLNISSNRVTEAAAEDLASVVMSNNKLSTLTLSGCKLKNKTVKILRALQVVSSITVLFLSYMDMSDDV